A genome region from candidate division WOR-3 bacterium includes the following:
- a CDS encoding M28 family peptidase, with protein sequence MKGIRVVLIFFSFFALFTLANAESNLVRIELGGGRLTPLFEKEIDIIKELDNCAIAIIDDKEFTKLRDFDYQILSKSPQEGDYYLLYQFNKPVELDKYGDLLTKDNNVFLLKLKTDALLLLNREPVEIVRLSFKPIIKTNAMTFPEVRSNPTIQQIVNSVNPDTILSFVRRLQNFRTRYSTHDSCFAAANWIRNKFLEYGCDSVYFQYHTSGYAPNVIGIKRGILYPNIYAIIDGHFDATSNQAPSIAPGADDNASGTVAALEAARVMRNYQFEYSARFIAFSGEEQGLYGSTYYANNARQQGDSILGVLNGDMIGYVDASPEDCNVLTNSANTPFADFFIACADTYTNLLTIKQTVSSIPSDIQPFYDNGYHGLCNIEDYWPTNPHYHTTHDTIGAGYNNNAFATEVIKAEVAALCVLIKPYESNRPNVLLNRTAVVEDNNNNGRLDPGENAGIVCYVRNAGGVQATNTTARLRENDDYIILIDSTTTYGTIPAGDSANNSSDPFRVSVSSTCPIGHTVDFQLYIVCAETSWTRNFSLTVGRPMPTDTGYYYVYWSGCPYQQAPVYNWFAIDTTQTQNPGTSLNLSDDQVRRVGLPFTFKYYGLNYNRISISSNGFVTLDSATSSYATNYGLPSTNAPRTCIAGLWDDLDPGVSGAPGDVYYYNDAANHRFVVEWFRVPHYGANTTLETFEIILYDPAYYPTPTGDGEIIVQYMNSMQQTDNTIGIQNYARNVGIQYYLDGTYHQWGVPITSQFALKFTTWPPTVGIEEKDGLSLRPENLNIVLMPNPFRNHCMIKFQIPNNSAFRSSQSEISLKIYDVSGRVVKSFNPESCILNHSSGIIWDGCDFLGRRLPAGIYFVRLEAGDFKQNEKAVLLR encoded by the coding sequence ATGAAGGGTATTAGAGTTGTGTTGATATTTTTTTCTTTTTTTGCTCTATTTACTTTAGCGAATGCAGAAAGCAATCTGGTGAGGATTGAACTGGGAGGGGGAAGGCTTACACCACTTTTTGAAAAAGAAATTGATATAATAAAAGAATTGGATAATTGTGCAATTGCAATAATTGATGATAAAGAATTTACAAAACTAAGAGATTTTGATTATCAGATTCTTTCTAAGAGCCCACAGGAAGGAGATTACTACTTACTTTATCAGTTTAACAAGCCTGTTGAACTTGATAAATATGGAGATTTATTGACAAAAGATAATAATGTTTTTTTGTTAAAATTAAAGACTGACGCACTTTTGCTTTTAAACCGAGAACCGGTTGAGATAGTGCGGTTATCGTTTAAACCAATAATAAAGACTAATGCAATGACTTTTCCAGAAGTGCGTAGTAATCCAACGATACAACAAATTGTGAACAGCGTTAATCCAGATACGATTTTAAGTTTTGTAAGGAGATTGCAAAATTTCAGAACCAGGTATTCAACCCATGACTCCTGTTTTGCTGCTGCTAACTGGATAAGGAATAAATTTCTGGAATATGGATGTGATTCGGTTTATTTTCAATATCATACTTCTGGGTATGCTCCAAATGTGATCGGAATAAAAAGAGGAATTTTATACCCCAATATTTATGCGATAATTGATGGACATTTTGATGCGACATCTAATCAGGCGCCGAGCATAGCACCGGGTGCGGATGATAATGCAAGTGGCACTGTGGCCGCGCTTGAGGCAGCAAGGGTAATGAGAAACTACCAATTTGAATATTCAGCAAGATTTATTGCCTTCAGCGGTGAAGAGCAAGGACTTTATGGAAGCACATATTATGCAAACAATGCCCGGCAGCAGGGTGATAGTATACTTGGTGTTCTAAATGGCGATATGATCGGGTATGTTGATGCTTCACCTGAAGATTGTAATGTCTTAACCAACAGTGCCAATACCCCGTTTGCAGATTTCTTTATCGCCTGTGCTGATACCTATACGAATTTGCTCACCATTAAGCAGACTGTATCGTCAATTCCGTCTGATATTCAACCTTTTTATGACAACGGTTATCATGGTTTATGTAATATAGAAGATTACTGGCCTACAAATCCTCATTATCATACAACACATGACACAATTGGTGCAGGATATAATAATAACGCCTTTGCTACAGAAGTTATAAAAGCCGAGGTCGCTGCGCTTTGTGTTTTGATAAAACCTTATGAATCTAACCGTCCAAATGTTTTACTCAATCGTACCGCAGTTGTGGAAGATAATAATAATAATGGTAGGCTTGATCCTGGTGAGAATGCTGGGATTGTATGCTATGTCAGAAATGCAGGTGGTGTGCAGGCGACGAATACAACGGCACGCTTGCGTGAGAATGATGATTATATTATACTAATCGATTCAACCACAACATACGGTACGATACCTGCGGGTGATTCCGCAAATAATTCTTCGGATCCATTCCGTGTTTCTGTCTCATCAACCTGTCCTATTGGTCATACTGTTGACTTTCAACTGTATATAGTTTGTGCTGAAACATCCTGGACAAGGAATTTCAGTTTAACCGTTGGTCGTCCAATGCCCACTGATACCGGTTATTACTATGTTTACTGGTCAGGTTGCCCATATCAGCAGGCACCGGTATATAACTGGTTTGCGATAGATACGACACAAACTCAGAATCCTGGAACATCGTTAAATCTGAGCGATGACCAGGTGAGACGTGTGGGGTTGCCTTTTACCTTTAAATACTATGGTCTGAATTACAATCGTATTTCAATATCATCAAACGGATTTGTAACTTTGGATTCAGCAACATCCAGTTATGCAACGAATTATGGTTTGCCGAGTACAAATGCACCACGAACTTGTATTGCAGGTTTATGGGATGATTTGGATCCTGGGGTTAGTGGTGCGCCAGGCGATGTTTATTATTATAATGATGCGGCAAATCATCGGTTTGTGGTGGAATGGTTTAGGGTTCCCCATTATGGTGCCAATACGACTTTGGAGACATTTGAGATAATTTTGTATGACCCCGCTTATTATCCGACGCCAACAGGGGATGGTGAGATAATAGTCCAGTATATGAATTCAATGCAGCAGACAGATAATACTATAGGTATACAAAATTATGCGCGGAATGTCGGTATTCAGTACTACCTTGATGGGACATATCACCAGTGGGGCGTTCCAATTACTTCTCAGTTTGCCTTAAAGTTTACGACCTGGCCACCGACGGTTGGTATTGAAGAGAAAGATGGTTTGTCATTGAGACCAGAAAATCTAAATATCGTATTAATGCCGAATCCATTCCGGAATCATTGCATGATTAAATTCCAAATCCCAAACAATTCCGCATTCCGCAGTTCGCAATCCGAAATTTCGCTAAAGATTTATGATGTTTCTGGGCGGGTAGTTAAATCTTTTAATCCTGAATCCTGTATCCTGAATCATTCATCAGGTATCATCTGGGATGGCTGTGATTTTCTTGGTCGTAGGCTTCCTGCGGGTATTTATTTTGTGCGGCTGGAGGCGGGAGATTTTAAGCAGAACGAAAAAGCTGTTTTATTGAGATAG
- a CDS encoding S8 family serine peptidase produces the protein MKKIMLLMIIAIFALGATKSVTQVQMPVQTAKIELQKESVEGDVQRSDIIPTFSSKVSSQFIPVAYGDATKIAFSNGISFDTKTLGKNGEPDLPVDLKTQYRDDETGYYIVQFSGPIYGPEKDWLESQGAKIHFYIPNYGFVVSIKGKTPQNAILANPAVNWMGIYQPAYKLSTLFDRVGTEHKVTILLFNDADMNSTVEQIKAIAKNNEVVTSDNGINKMVWCVINKTDINRLANIKEVYWIEPYIQPVMHNQQYQWVVQCGYLATAPGGNDNTYRRMWAMGIYGQGEIINHCDSGINTQHYMHRAGSAQITTWGVYPTHNKIVAYDSGAPAQIVFGDGSGASYHGTHTGCTTAGNDTTLGTDYRDGIAKMARLYHNDCGDNTSSSIYTFGDLNDLYIRPYNKYYASHGIRAYLSTNSWGADAGGAYTSMCLNVDQFMWSHKDFLLFFSNGNAGGVNTVGSPAAAKNCVSVGGTYNSTSCRTYYTTTSRGPTDDNRIKPTILTPGVSISSATTGTTGFSGMSGTSMASPGACGAGALVRQYLREGWYPTGKKVAGNAWSYISAAMIKAILINCADPNITGYTVPDNNVGWGRVDLDSTLYFAGDTRKTLLLDDTIGVLTGERKDYRFNVPSGATNLKITVVWTDYPGNPAANKQIVNDLDLYVQIGSTYYRGNQYSGGYSVANPAGRDSLNVEECARIDSPTAGDWLVRIEGRNVPYGPQPYALVITYSAATVAGVVSTDKPAYRANDFIIDTVRVRVEDPNYGAVGIRDTVRVVLTGKYIETQPETLKCVELAESAYVFKGEMPLLFRGAVHGDGRLSVCQGDTIYVSYTDNNPSYISTTWAAVDAWYFTISNVHCENIDATSVDVCWTTNEGANSKIYYGTNPSNLNLVAQVDTPYCMPHRVKLTGLTPNTIYYYDVESKDFRGNAVRDNNGGAHYTFKTKAQAGIDVLVVLLNNNLQGTEFAHPDFMKNALNAGGWTYNWWSTKDQGQYRRDNLKWFKAVYFQVGQENYPVWTVAQKETIKTYHNGGARFAMTGHDIGWDTWQYSRVDTLFAKDYLHFRYIGDITATSWTSLRGIAGDPISGNYTGGVVYQPFRQGAAGDSIRLSGTGASGTGTYVWHGNVANDSCGIKWESTNNMGTPGDGVWGGQRTRVVTNCFEITQIDTTNPNSTTRTDILNNMFIWLIGHDHPDVTISSPVGGQTYTSSPISIAWTATAYGGAQIDTTWIEYSPDGGSTWYLITSGTNLTSPYSWNISALQNGTKYRVRVTVNDKNVYPSMKGFAETGNFRINIAGNDDLGPKVIPNSIVVANNPKFVTATDTLLTFTAVVSDSETGLSTIGAASYIVKSPSGNSSGEVPMQVVDGAWDEIVEDVIGSIRLLYTPGVDRVCSLFVRGRDNATFRAQNWGAWYYRTFTLINGDIRPNVGIEEANLSPLIYNLSNPMPNPTKGMVRINYAIPKAGRVTLKIYNCLGQVVRTLVDVEKEPGFYSIIWDGKDDAGRKLSAGIYFYQMSSDNFVDTKKTVLLK, from the coding sequence ATGAAAAAAATAATGCTATTGATGATTATTGCAATATTTGCCCTGGGTGCAACCAAATCGGTAACTCAGGTGCAAATGCCCGTCCAAACGGCAAAAATAGAATTGCAAAAGGAGAGTGTGGAAGGGGATGTCCAGCGTTCAGACATAATCCCAACATTCTCCAGTAAGGTAAGCTCCCAATTTATTCCTGTTGCTTATGGTGATGCAACAAAGATTGCCTTTTCAAACGGAATTTCTTTTGATACAAAAACCCTTGGCAAGAATGGTGAGCCTGATTTACCAGTTGATTTGAAGACGCAGTATCGGGATGATGAAACTGGATACTACATTGTTCAATTTTCAGGGCCGATCTATGGTCCAGAAAAAGATTGGCTTGAGTCACAGGGTGCAAAGATTCATTTTTATATTCCAAATTACGGCTTTGTCGTTTCAATAAAAGGCAAAACACCACAGAATGCAATACTTGCAAATCCCGCTGTGAACTGGATGGGTATCTACCAACCTGCATATAAGCTCTCAACTCTTTTTGACCGGGTTGGTACTGAGCATAAGGTTACGATACTCTTATTCAATGATGCAGATATGAATTCTACTGTGGAACAGATAAAGGCAATCGCAAAAAATAATGAGGTTGTGACTTCTGATAATGGCATTAATAAAATGGTCTGGTGTGTGATTAATAAGACTGATATCAACAGGCTTGCAAACATAAAAGAGGTTTACTGGATTGAACCTTATATCCAGCCGGTAATGCACAACCAGCAATATCAGTGGGTCGTCCAGTGCGGATATCTTGCAACAGCGCCGGGTGGAAATGACAATACCTATCGTCGTATGTGGGCAATGGGTATTTATGGTCAGGGTGAAATAATAAACCACTGTGACTCTGGGATTAATACACAGCACTATATGCATCGTGCTGGTAGTGCCCAGATCACGACCTGGGGTGTATATCCAACCCATAATAAGATCGTTGCCTATGATTCGGGCGCACCTGCCCAGATAGTATTTGGTGATGGCTCGGGTGCTTCATACCATGGAACCCATACCGGGTGCACGACTGCGGGCAATGATACTACATTGGGAACTGATTATCGGGATGGTATTGCGAAAATGGCTCGGTTATACCACAATGACTGCGGCGATAATACGAGCAGTTCCATTTACACATTTGGTGACCTAAACGACCTTTACATAAGACCTTATAACAAGTATTATGCGAGCCATGGTATCAGGGCTTATTTGAGTACGAACTCCTGGGGGGCAGACGCAGGCGGTGCATATACAAGTATGTGTCTCAATGTTGACCAGTTTATGTGGTCGCATAAAGACTTCTTGTTGTTTTTCTCCAATGGTAATGCAGGTGGCGTCAATACTGTGGGTTCCCCTGCGGCAGCAAAAAACTGTGTGTCAGTTGGTGGAACATATAACAGCACATCCTGTCGGACATATTACACAACGACAAGCCGTGGTCCAACTGATGACAACAGGATAAAGCCAACGATTCTCACACCGGGGGTAAGTATATCGTCCGCTACAACTGGAACCACGGGCTTTTCAGGTATGTCTGGAACGAGTATGGCTTCGCCTGGAGCATGTGGTGCAGGTGCACTGGTTAGACAATACTTAAGAGAGGGTTGGTATCCTACCGGTAAAAAGGTCGCCGGAAATGCCTGGTCTTATATCAGTGCGGCAATGATAAAGGCAATCTTGATTAATTGTGCAGATCCAAATATCACTGGTTATACGGTTCCGGATAACAATGTGGGTTGGGGTCGGGTTGACCTTGATTCCACACTATATTTTGCCGGTGATACCCGAAAAACATTATTGCTTGATGATACAATTGGTGTCCTGACTGGCGAGAGAAAGGATTATCGTTTTAATGTCCCTTCGGGCGCAACGAATTTGAAGATAACAGTTGTCTGGACTGATTATCCGGGTAATCCTGCCGCCAACAAACAAATTGTCAATGACCTTGATTTGTATGTCCAGATAGGCTCTACTTATTATCGTGGTAATCAATATTCGGGTGGCTATTCGGTAGCGAATCCGGCAGGAAGAGATTCTTTGAATGTGGAGGAGTGTGCAAGAATAGATTCGCCGACCGCGGGAGATTGGCTTGTACGGATAGAAGGCAGGAATGTTCCATATGGTCCACAACCTTATGCACTGGTAATCACCTACTCGGCAGCGACTGTTGCTGGGGTTGTTTCTACAGATAAACCTGCTTATCGTGCTAATGATTTTATCATTGATACTGTAAGGGTAAGGGTTGAAGACCCGAATTATGGGGCCGTTGGTATTCGTGATACAGTTCGTGTTGTTTTGACAGGAAAATATATTGAGACACAACCTGAGACATTAAAGTGTGTTGAACTTGCTGAGAGTGCCTATGTATTCAAAGGTGAAATGCCTTTGCTTTTCCGTGGAGCAGTACATGGTGATGGCAGGTTATCGGTCTGCCAGGGTGATACGATTTATGTTTCTTATACCGATAACAATCCTTCTTATATTTCTACGACCTGGGCAGCAGTAGATGCCTGGTATTTCACGATCTCTAATGTCCATTGTGAAAATATTGATGCCACTTCAGTAGATGTTTGCTGGACAACGAATGAAGGTGCAAATTCAAAGATTTATTATGGAACAAACCCGAGCAATCTTAACCTTGTTGCGCAGGTTGACACACCATATTGTATGCCGCATCGGGTAAAACTTACTGGTTTGACACCGAATACAATTTATTATTATGATGTTGAATCCAAAGATTTCAGGGGTAATGCAGTTCGTGATAACAATGGTGGAGCACATTATACATTCAAGACCAAGGCACAGGCAGGAATTGATGTGCTCGTTGTTCTTCTTAACAATAATCTCCAGGGAACTGAATTTGCTCATCCTGATTTTATGAAGAATGCCCTAAATGCTGGTGGTTGGACATACAACTGGTGGTCAACAAAAGACCAGGGACAGTACAGACGGGATAATCTCAAGTGGTTTAAGGCAGTATATTTCCAGGTTGGGCAGGAAAATTATCCGGTTTGGACTGTTGCTCAGAAAGAAACAATAAAAACCTACCATAATGGTGGTGCAAGATTTGCAATGACTGGTCATGATATTGGCTGGGATACATGGCAGTACAGCCGGGTTGATACGCTATTTGCTAAGGATTATCTGCATTTTCGGTACATAGGTGATATTACTGCGACTTCATGGACTTCATTGCGGGGTATAGCGGGTGATCCGATATCGGGTAATTATACTGGCGGTGTTGTCTACCAGCCTTTCCGTCAGGGCGCGGCTGGTGATTCAATTAGACTGTCGGGCACCGGAGCGTCAGGTACTGGAACCTATGTCTGGCACGGTAACGTAGCAAATGATTCTTGCGGTATCAAATGGGAATCTACTAATAATATGGGAACGCCGGGTGATGGTGTATGGGGTGGTCAGCGTACAAGGGTTGTAACTAACTGCTTTGAAATTACTCAAATTGATACTACCAATCCTAATAGCACAACGAGAACTGATATTCTCAATAATATGTTCATTTGGCTAATAGGTCATGATCACCCGGATGTTACTATATCTTCACCAGTGGGAGGACAGACTTATACATCAAGCCCGATCTCAATCGCCTGGACTGCCACTGCTTATGGTGGTGCCCAGATTGATACCACCTGGATTGAATATTCACCGGATGGTGGTTCAACCTGGTATCTCATCACTTCAGGAACCAATCTTACATCACCTTATTCCTGGAATATTTCTGCCTTACAGAACGGCACCAAATACCGCGTCCGTGTGACCGTAAATGATAAAAATGTCTATCCTTCTATGAAGGGCTTTGCTGAGACCGGTAATTTCCGTATTAATATTGCAGGCAATGATGACCTTGGACCAAAGGTTATTCCGAATTCAATAGTCGTTGCAAACAATCCGAAATTTGTGACTGCCACTGATACACTATTAACATTCACTGCCGTGGTCAGCGATTCTGAAACCGGGTTGAGCACAATTGGTGCGGCAAGTTATATTGTTAAAAGTCCAAGCGGAAATTCCAGTGGTGAAGTGCCAATGCAGGTCGTTGATGGTGCCTGGGATGAAATTGTTGAGGATGTCATCGGTTCAATCAGACTATTATATACTCCTGGCGTTGACCGTGTTTGTTCACTATTTGTCCGTGGCCGTGACAATGCAACATTCCGTGCACAAAACTGGGGTGCCTGGTATTACAGGACATTTACACTCATTAACGGCGATATTCGTCCCAATGTAGGTATAGAAGAGGCTAATCTTTCACCATTGATCTACAATTTATCAAACCCGATGCCCAATCCGACAAAGGGAATGGTTCGTATTAATTATGCAATTCCGAAGGCTGGTAGAGTGACCTTGAAGATATACAATTGTCTCGGACAGGTTGTGCGAACGCTTGTTGATGTTGAAAAAGAGCCCGGCTTCTATTCCATAATCTGGGATGGAAAGGATGATGCAGGAAGAAAACTATCTGCAGGAATATATTTCTACCAGATGAGTTCTGATAACTTCGTTGATACAAAGAAGACGGTACTACTGAAATAA